One window of Pyxicephalus adspersus chromosome 4, UCB_Pads_2.0, whole genome shotgun sequence genomic DNA carries:
- the PHC3 gene encoding polyhomeotic-like protein 3 isoform X5: MYAAQQQHLMLQTAALQQQHLSSAQLQSLASVQQAGVSGDRQSVSPTSAHQQSSVPQPSLNPSSSPPPTQIISRSQTSSTTSSSITQKTMLLGSTSPTLSASQAQMYLRAQMLIFTPAATVAAVQSDIPVISSSTSSTSCQSSSTQVQNLTLRSPPILEISCPQSSPPKISNQDQPLAMCHKTTVTSSKALHADSTETMRKGESPASESRCTAVTRTASLHQLIAPVSYSSVQPHSLTKHPAIHLHPDPPKLPHHQMILQQQQQIQHRHQIQTITLHNPTLESPTSQHCVPMQSPSFLPLPSSAHSHLNTPEPTPPPPPSPTLSQSAQQSVVVSPAPAQSPCQSPTIIIHPQAIIHPQPPLLVQSSLPSRENSHLIQTTLHSASPMALPTYTPSAVTPGNQPGSSHQQTVAAAGPPLLSPITPTSQSSLQTVPQSSTSPPNLPTSPSAQLQALPIQSMQAISVQPEMLTPGQVLVQNALLTEEELPAAEALVQLPFQTLPPPQTVAVNLHIPPAQVEPPVVYQMENICSDEVPVVQQDCVRVITRTPTPPTLSPPALPVGSGEELPVDHILQGLPSAVSSVSASVIKSPSDSAYVSIPAPPLLLPAATTRSNSTQKPNSIPGLENKLPQAIVKPQILTHVIEGFVIQEGLEPFPVNRSSLLVEEPAKGQLPLDEQIMDIADMESDIQSTAKLPDNSELEDTEVEDLTAEAEGVDELECEMLECEFCGKTGYPNKFLRSKRFCSLSCSKRYNISGTKRLGHYKAEKSNRWNRKLEGNLGRRGRRPHSSGGSVRDHYLRQLPSAYLCSEEALEDFQEDSIPAPMTTRLRRQSEREQELRLLQTRHTPSPSLIPPDTQTEPSLWTVEDVWAFIHSLPGCHDIADEFRTQEIDGQALLLLKEDHLMSTMNIKLGPALKICARINSLKET, translated from the exons GCAGGTGTGTCTGGCGACAGACAGTCTGTTTCCCCCACTTCAGCTCACCAGCAATCAAGTGTCCCCCAGCCATCT CTGAATCCATCGTCTTCACCTCCGCCTACCCAAATCATAAGCCGATCACAAACATCTAGTACTACAAGCAGCAGTATCACCCAAAAAACAATGTTACTGGGAAGTACATCGCCTACGCTAAGTGCAAGCCAGGCTCAGATGTACCTGCGAGCTCAAATG CTCATTTTTACTCCTGCTGCCACAGTTGCAGCTGTGCAGTCTGACATTCCAGTGATTTCATCATCAACATCTTCAACATCTTGTCAGTCATCATCTACTCAG GTACAGAATTTAACACTACGAAGCCCACCAATACTGGAAATATCATGTCCACAAAGCAGTCCACCAAAAATTAGTAACCAAGACCAACCACTGGCTATGTGTCACAAAACTACTGTAACCAGTTCCAAAGCTCTGCATGCTGATTCTACTGAGACAATGCGTAAAGGAGAAAGCCCTGCTTCAGAGTCTCGTTGTACAGCGGTAACACGCACAGCAAGCTTACATCAGCTGATAGCTCCAG tatcATATTCTTCAGTTCAGCCACATTCTCTAACTAAGCACCCCGCTATCCATCTACACCCAGATCCACCAAAGCTACCGCATCATCAAATGATAttgcaacagcagcagcagataCAGCATCGACATCAGATTCAGACTATTACATTACATAACCCAACATTAGAGTCTCCAACATCCCAGCACTGTGTGCCAATGCAGAGCCCATCATTTCTACCACTTCCCAGCAGCGCTCATTCACATCTCAATACTCCTGAAccaactcctcctcctcctccatcgcCCACTCTGTCACAGTCCGCCCAGCAGTCTGTGGTAGTGTCTCCAGCACCAGCACAGTCTCCATGTCAGTCACCCACTATCATTATCCACCCGCAGGCCATTATTCATCCACAGCCACCGCTTCTTGTGCAATCATCTCTACCATCTAGAGAAAATTCACATCTCATACAGACCACACTGCATTCAGCATCCCCAATGGCTCTTCCTACCTATACTCCATCTGCCGTAACCCCAGGAAACCAGCCTGGATCATCACATCAACAAACTGTTGCagcagctggcccgccattatTGTCACCTATAACACCAACCAGTCAGTCATCACTCCAAACTGTTCCTCAATCATCGACATCACCTCCTAATTTACCCACGTCCCCTTCTGCCCAGCTGCAAGCCTTGCCAATCCAATCTATGCAAGCAATATCTGTGCAGCCCGAGATGTTAACCCCAGGCCAAGTTCTGGTGCAGAATGCTTTGCTCACTGAAGAAGAACTTCCTGCAGCAGAAGCACTTGTTCAGCTGCCATTCcagacacttcccccacctcagaCTGTTGCAGTTAACCTTCACATACCACCAGCACAAGTGGAGCCACCAGTG GTTTATCAAATGGAGAATATTTGCTCAGATGAAGTACCAGTGGTGCAGCAAGACTGTGTTCGCGTCATTACACGGACCCCTACTCCTCCAACACTCTCTCCCCCAGCACTTCCCGTAGGAAGTGGAGAAGAGCTTCCCGTAGATCATATCTTGCAAG gtctccCAAGTGCGGTATCTTCAGTGAGTGCCTCAGTAATAAAGTCACCTTCAGACTCCGCATATGTCTCCATACCAGCACCTCCTCTTCTTTTACCAGCTGCAACTACAAGAAGCAATAGTACACAGAAACCTAACAGCATTCCAGGTCTGGAAAACAAGCTTCCCCAAGCCATAGTGAAGCCGCAGATCCTAACTCATGTCATTGAAGGATTTGTCATTCAGGAAGGCCTAGAACCATTTCCT GTTAATCGGTCTTCCCTCCTGGTGGAGGAACCTGCCAAAGGCCAGTTGCCATTGGATGAGCAGATAATGGATATAGCTGATATGGAGTCTGACATTCAGAGCACAGCTAAACTTCCTGACAACTCTGAGCTGGAAGACACTGAGGTGGAAGATCTGACTGCTGAGG cagaaGGTGTGGATGAACTAGAATGCGAGATGTTGGAGTGTGAATTTTGTGGGAAAACAGGATATCCAAACAAGTTCTTGAGGTCAAAGAGGTTCTGCTCGCTATCATGCTCAAAAAG GTACAATATCAGTGGAACAAAGCGTCTTGGACATTACAAGGCTGAAAAAAGCAACAGATGGAATAGAAAGTTGGAAGGAAATTTAGGGAGGCGTGGTAGGCGTCCACACAGCTCTGGAGGGTCAGTTCGAGACCACTACTTAAGACAG CTGCCCAGTGCATATTTATGTAGTGAAGAAGCCTTAGAGGATTTCCAAGAGGATTCTATCCCAGCACCTATGACCACACGGCTGCGTCGACAGAGTGAGAGAGAGCAAGAATTACGCCTCCTTCAAACAAGACATACACCCTCACCATCTTTGATTCCACCAGATACCCAAACAGAGCCGTCTCTATGGACAGTTGAAGACGTATGGGCTTTCATACATTCTTTACCAG gatgcCATGACATCGCTGATGAGTTTAGGACACAAGAGATTGATGGACAAGCACTTCTGTTACTGAAGGAAGACCATCTTATGAGCACCATGAATATTAAGCTAGGACCAGCTCTGAAGATCTGTGCTCGTATTAATTCATTAAAGGAAACATAG
- the PHC3 gene encoding polyhomeotic-like protein 3 isoform X8 translates to MENEHTVATSSTSPTTSTSCTSHPSHPPPISVYSSSDRHAVQVIQQALNRPPSSAAQYLQQMYAAQQQHLMLQTAALQQQHLSSAQLQSLASVQQAGVSGDRQSVSPTSAHQQSSVPQPSLNPSSSPPPTQIISRSQTSSTTSSSITQKTMLLGSTSPTLSASQAQMYLRAQMLIFTPAATVAAVQSDIPVISSSTSSTSCQSSSTQVQNLTLRSPPILEISCPQSSPPKISNQDQPLAMCHKTTVTSSKALHADSTETMRKGESPASESRCTAVTRTASLHQLIAPVSYSSVQPHSLTKHPAIHLHPDPPKLPHHQMILQQQQQIQHRHQIQTITLHNPTLESPTSQHCVPMQSPSFLPLPSSAHSHLNTPEPTPPPPPSPTLSQSAQQSVVVSPAPAQSPCQSPTIIIHPQAIIHPQPPLLVQSSLPSRENSHLIQTTLHSASPMALPTYTPSAVTPGNQPGSSHQQTVAAAGPPLLSPITPTSQSSLQTVPQSSTSPPNLPTSPSAQLQALPIQSMQAISVQPEMLTPGQVLVQNALLTEEELPAAEALVQLPFQTLPPPQTVAVNLHIPPAQVEPPVVYQMENICSDEVPVVQQDCVRVITRTPTPPTLSPPALPVGSGEELPVDHILQGLPSAVSSVSASVIKSPSDSAYVSIPAPPLLLPAATTRSNSTQKPNSIPGLENKLPQAIVKPQILTHVIEGFVIQEGLEPFPVNRSSLLVEEPAKGQLPLDEQIMDIADMESDIQSTAKLPDNSELEDTEVEDLTAEEGVDELECEMLECEFCGKTGYPNKFLRSKRFCSLSCSKRYNISGTKRLGHYKAEKSNRWNRKLEGNLGRRGRRPHSSGGSVRDHYLRQLPSAYLCSEEALEDFQEDSIPAPMTTRLRRQSEREQELRLLQTRHTPSPSLIPPDTQTEPSLWTVEDVWAFIHSLPGCHDIADEFRTQEIDGQALLLLKEDHLMSTMNIKLGPALKICARINSLKET, encoded by the exons GCAGGTGTGTCTGGCGACAGACAGTCTGTTTCCCCCACTTCAGCTCACCAGCAATCAAGTGTCCCCCAGCCATCT CTGAATCCATCGTCTTCACCTCCGCCTACCCAAATCATAAGCCGATCACAAACATCTAGTACTACAAGCAGCAGTATCACCCAAAAAACAATGTTACTGGGAAGTACATCGCCTACGCTAAGTGCAAGCCAGGCTCAGATGTACCTGCGAGCTCAAATG CTCATTTTTACTCCTGCTGCCACAGTTGCAGCTGTGCAGTCTGACATTCCAGTGATTTCATCATCAACATCTTCAACATCTTGTCAGTCATCATCTACTCAG GTACAGAATTTAACACTACGAAGCCCACCAATACTGGAAATATCATGTCCACAAAGCAGTCCACCAAAAATTAGTAACCAAGACCAACCACTGGCTATGTGTCACAAAACTACTGTAACCAGTTCCAAAGCTCTGCATGCTGATTCTACTGAGACAATGCGTAAAGGAGAAAGCCCTGCTTCAGAGTCTCGTTGTACAGCGGTAACACGCACAGCAAGCTTACATCAGCTGATAGCTCCAG tatcATATTCTTCAGTTCAGCCACATTCTCTAACTAAGCACCCCGCTATCCATCTACACCCAGATCCACCAAAGCTACCGCATCATCAAATGATAttgcaacagcagcagcagataCAGCATCGACATCAGATTCAGACTATTACATTACATAACCCAACATTAGAGTCTCCAACATCCCAGCACTGTGTGCCAATGCAGAGCCCATCATTTCTACCACTTCCCAGCAGCGCTCATTCACATCTCAATACTCCTGAAccaactcctcctcctcctccatcgcCCACTCTGTCACAGTCCGCCCAGCAGTCTGTGGTAGTGTCTCCAGCACCAGCACAGTCTCCATGTCAGTCACCCACTATCATTATCCACCCGCAGGCCATTATTCATCCACAGCCACCGCTTCTTGTGCAATCATCTCTACCATCTAGAGAAAATTCACATCTCATACAGACCACACTGCATTCAGCATCCCCAATGGCTCTTCCTACCTATACTCCATCTGCCGTAACCCCAGGAAACCAGCCTGGATCATCACATCAACAAACTGTTGCagcagctggcccgccattatTGTCACCTATAACACCAACCAGTCAGTCATCACTCCAAACTGTTCCTCAATCATCGACATCACCTCCTAATTTACCCACGTCCCCTTCTGCCCAGCTGCAAGCCTTGCCAATCCAATCTATGCAAGCAATATCTGTGCAGCCCGAGATGTTAACCCCAGGCCAAGTTCTGGTGCAGAATGCTTTGCTCACTGAAGAAGAACTTCCTGCAGCAGAAGCACTTGTTCAGCTGCCATTCcagacacttcccccacctcagaCTGTTGCAGTTAACCTTCACATACCACCAGCACAAGTGGAGCCACCAGTG GTTTATCAAATGGAGAATATTTGCTCAGATGAAGTACCAGTGGTGCAGCAAGACTGTGTTCGCGTCATTACACGGACCCCTACTCCTCCAACACTCTCTCCCCCAGCACTTCCCGTAGGAAGTGGAGAAGAGCTTCCCGTAGATCATATCTTGCAAG gtctccCAAGTGCGGTATCTTCAGTGAGTGCCTCAGTAATAAAGTCACCTTCAGACTCCGCATATGTCTCCATACCAGCACCTCCTCTTCTTTTACCAGCTGCAACTACAAGAAGCAATAGTACACAGAAACCTAACAGCATTCCAGGTCTGGAAAACAAGCTTCCCCAAGCCATAGTGAAGCCGCAGATCCTAACTCATGTCATTGAAGGATTTGTCATTCAGGAAGGCCTAGAACCATTTCCT GTTAATCGGTCTTCCCTCCTGGTGGAGGAACCTGCCAAAGGCCAGTTGCCATTGGATGAGCAGATAATGGATATAGCTGATATGGAGTCTGACATTCAGAGCACAGCTAAACTTCCTGACAACTCTGAGCTGGAAGACACTGAGGTGGAAGATCTGACTGCTGAGG aaGGTGTGGATGAACTAGAATGCGAGATGTTGGAGTGTGAATTTTGTGGGAAAACAGGATATCCAAACAAGTTCTTGAGGTCAAAGAGGTTCTGCTCGCTATCATGCTCAAAAAG GTACAATATCAGTGGAACAAAGCGTCTTGGACATTACAAGGCTGAAAAAAGCAACAGATGGAATAGAAAGTTGGAAGGAAATTTAGGGAGGCGTGGTAGGCGTCCACACAGCTCTGGAGGGTCAGTTCGAGACCACTACTTAAGACAG CTGCCCAGTGCATATTTATGTAGTGAAGAAGCCTTAGAGGATTTCCAAGAGGATTCTATCCCAGCACCTATGACCACACGGCTGCGTCGACAGAGTGAGAGAGAGCAAGAATTACGCCTCCTTCAAACAAGACATACACCCTCACCATCTTTGATTCCACCAGATACCCAAACAGAGCCGTCTCTATGGACAGTTGAAGACGTATGGGCTTTCATACATTCTTTACCAG gatgcCATGACATCGCTGATGAGTTTAGGACACAAGAGATTGATGGACAAGCACTTCTGTTACTGAAGGAAGACCATCTTATGAGCACCATGAATATTAAGCTAGGACCAGCTCTGAAGATCTGTGCTCGTATTAATTCATTAAAGGAAACATAG
- the PHC3 gene encoding polyhomeotic-like protein 3 isoform X4: MPYRKKRAHISSLSQSTKVIQQALNRPPSSAAQYLQQMYAAQQQHLMLQTAALQQQHLSSAQLQSLASVQQAGVSGDRQSVSPTSAHQQSSVPQPSLNPSSSPPPTQIISRSQTSSTTSSSITQKTMLLGSTSPTLSASQAQMYLRAQMLIFTPAATVAAVQSDIPVISSSTSSTSCQSSSTQVQNLTLRSPPILEISCPQSSPPKISNQDQPLAMCHKTTVTSSKALHADSTETMRKGESPASESRCTAVTRTASLHQLIAPVSYSSVQPHSLTKHPAIHLHPDPPKLPHHQMILQQQQQIQHRHQIQTITLHNPTLESPTSQHCVPMQSPSFLPLPSSAHSHLNTPEPTPPPPPSPTLSQSAQQSVVVSPAPAQSPCQSPTIIIHPQAIIHPQPPLLVQSSLPSRENSHLIQTTLHSASPMALPTYTPSAVTPGNQPGSSHQQTVAAAGPPLLSPITPTSQSSLQTVPQSSTSPPNLPTSPSAQLQALPIQSMQAISVQPEMLTPGQVLVQNALLTEEELPAAEALVQLPFQTLPPPQTVAVNLHIPPAQVEPPVVYQMENICSDEVPVVQQDCVRVITRTPTPPTLSPPALPVGSGEELPVDHILQGLPSAVSSVSASVIKSPSDSAYVSIPAPPLLLPAATTRSNSTQKPNSIPGLENKLPQAIVKPQILTHVIEGFVIQEGLEPFPVNRSSLLVEEPAKGQLPLDEQIMDIADMESDIQSTAKLPDNSELEDTEVEDLTAEAEGVDELECEMLECEFCGKTGYPNKFLRSKRFCSLSCSKRYNISGTKRLGHYKAEKSNRWNRKLEGNLGRRGRRPHSSGGSVRDHYLRQLPSAYLCSEEALEDFQEDSIPAPMTTRLRRQSEREQELRLLQTRHTPSPSLIPPDTQTEPSLWTVEDVWAFIHSLPGCHDIADEFRTQEIDGQALLLLKEDHLMSTMNIKLGPALKICARINSLKET, translated from the exons GCAGGTGTGTCTGGCGACAGACAGTCTGTTTCCCCCACTTCAGCTCACCAGCAATCAAGTGTCCCCCAGCCATCT CTGAATCCATCGTCTTCACCTCCGCCTACCCAAATCATAAGCCGATCACAAACATCTAGTACTACAAGCAGCAGTATCACCCAAAAAACAATGTTACTGGGAAGTACATCGCCTACGCTAAGTGCAAGCCAGGCTCAGATGTACCTGCGAGCTCAAATG CTCATTTTTACTCCTGCTGCCACAGTTGCAGCTGTGCAGTCTGACATTCCAGTGATTTCATCATCAACATCTTCAACATCTTGTCAGTCATCATCTACTCAG GTACAGAATTTAACACTACGAAGCCCACCAATACTGGAAATATCATGTCCACAAAGCAGTCCACCAAAAATTAGTAACCAAGACCAACCACTGGCTATGTGTCACAAAACTACTGTAACCAGTTCCAAAGCTCTGCATGCTGATTCTACTGAGACAATGCGTAAAGGAGAAAGCCCTGCTTCAGAGTCTCGTTGTACAGCGGTAACACGCACAGCAAGCTTACATCAGCTGATAGCTCCAG tatcATATTCTTCAGTTCAGCCACATTCTCTAACTAAGCACCCCGCTATCCATCTACACCCAGATCCACCAAAGCTACCGCATCATCAAATGATAttgcaacagcagcagcagataCAGCATCGACATCAGATTCAGACTATTACATTACATAACCCAACATTAGAGTCTCCAACATCCCAGCACTGTGTGCCAATGCAGAGCCCATCATTTCTACCACTTCCCAGCAGCGCTCATTCACATCTCAATACTCCTGAAccaactcctcctcctcctccatcgcCCACTCTGTCACAGTCCGCCCAGCAGTCTGTGGTAGTGTCTCCAGCACCAGCACAGTCTCCATGTCAGTCACCCACTATCATTATCCACCCGCAGGCCATTATTCATCCACAGCCACCGCTTCTTGTGCAATCATCTCTACCATCTAGAGAAAATTCACATCTCATACAGACCACACTGCATTCAGCATCCCCAATGGCTCTTCCTACCTATACTCCATCTGCCGTAACCCCAGGAAACCAGCCTGGATCATCACATCAACAAACTGTTGCagcagctggcccgccattatTGTCACCTATAACACCAACCAGTCAGTCATCACTCCAAACTGTTCCTCAATCATCGACATCACCTCCTAATTTACCCACGTCCCCTTCTGCCCAGCTGCAAGCCTTGCCAATCCAATCTATGCAAGCAATATCTGTGCAGCCCGAGATGTTAACCCCAGGCCAAGTTCTGGTGCAGAATGCTTTGCTCACTGAAGAAGAACTTCCTGCAGCAGAAGCACTTGTTCAGCTGCCATTCcagacacttcccccacctcagaCTGTTGCAGTTAACCTTCACATACCACCAGCACAAGTGGAGCCACCAGTG GTTTATCAAATGGAGAATATTTGCTCAGATGAAGTACCAGTGGTGCAGCAAGACTGTGTTCGCGTCATTACACGGACCCCTACTCCTCCAACACTCTCTCCCCCAGCACTTCCCGTAGGAAGTGGAGAAGAGCTTCCCGTAGATCATATCTTGCAAG gtctccCAAGTGCGGTATCTTCAGTGAGTGCCTCAGTAATAAAGTCACCTTCAGACTCCGCATATGTCTCCATACCAGCACCTCCTCTTCTTTTACCAGCTGCAACTACAAGAAGCAATAGTACACAGAAACCTAACAGCATTCCAGGTCTGGAAAACAAGCTTCCCCAAGCCATAGTGAAGCCGCAGATCCTAACTCATGTCATTGAAGGATTTGTCATTCAGGAAGGCCTAGAACCATTTCCT GTTAATCGGTCTTCCCTCCTGGTGGAGGAACCTGCCAAAGGCCAGTTGCCATTGGATGAGCAGATAATGGATATAGCTGATATGGAGTCTGACATTCAGAGCACAGCTAAACTTCCTGACAACTCTGAGCTGGAAGACACTGAGGTGGAAGATCTGACTGCTGAGG cagaaGGTGTGGATGAACTAGAATGCGAGATGTTGGAGTGTGAATTTTGTGGGAAAACAGGATATCCAAACAAGTTCTTGAGGTCAAAGAGGTTCTGCTCGCTATCATGCTCAAAAAG GTACAATATCAGTGGAACAAAGCGTCTTGGACATTACAAGGCTGAAAAAAGCAACAGATGGAATAGAAAGTTGGAAGGAAATTTAGGGAGGCGTGGTAGGCGTCCACACAGCTCTGGAGGGTCAGTTCGAGACCACTACTTAAGACAG CTGCCCAGTGCATATTTATGTAGTGAAGAAGCCTTAGAGGATTTCCAAGAGGATTCTATCCCAGCACCTATGACCACACGGCTGCGTCGACAGAGTGAGAGAGAGCAAGAATTACGCCTCCTTCAAACAAGACATACACCCTCACCATCTTTGATTCCACCAGATACCCAAACAGAGCCGTCTCTATGGACAGTTGAAGACGTATGGGCTTTCATACATTCTTTACCAG gatgcCATGACATCGCTGATGAGTTTAGGACACAAGAGATTGATGGACAAGCACTTCTGTTACTGAAGGAAGACCATCTTATGAGCACCATGAATATTAAGCTAGGACCAGCTCTGAAGATCTGTGCTCGTATTAATTCATTAAAGGAAACATAG
- the PHC3 gene encoding polyhomeotic-like protein 3 isoform X3 produces MENEHTVATSSTSPTTSTSCTSHPSHPPPISVYSSSDRHAVQVIQQALNRPPSSAAQYLQQMYAAQQQHLMLQTAALQQQHLSSAQLQSLASVQQAGVSGDRQSVSPTSAHQQSSVPQPSLNPSSSPPPTQIISRSQTSSTTSSSITQKTMLLGSTSPTLSASQAQMYLRAQMLIFTPAATVAAVQSDIPVISSSTSSTSCQSSSTQVQNLTLRSPPILEISCPQSSPPKISNQDQPLAMCHKTTVTSSKALHADSTETMRKGESPASESRCTAVTRTASLHQLIAPVSYSSVQPHSLTKHPAIHLHPDPPKLPHHQMILQQQQQIQHRHQIQTITLHNPTLESPTSQHCVPMQSPSFLPLPSSAHSHLNTPEPTPPPPPSPTLSQSAQQSVVVSPAPAQSPCQSPTIIIHPQAIIHPQPPLLVQSSLPSRENSHLIQTTLHSASPMALPTYTPSAVTPGNQPGSSHQQTVAAAGPPLLSPITPTSQSSLQTVPQSSTSPPNLPTSPSAQLQALPIQSMQAISVQPEMLTPGQVLVQNALLTEEELPAAEALVQLPFQTLPPPQTVAVNLHIPPAQVEPPVVYQMENICSDEVPVVQQDCVRVITRTPTPPTLSPPALPVGSGEELPVDHILQGLPSAVSSVSASVIKSPSDSAYVSIPAPPLLLPAATTRSNSTQKPNSIPGLENKLPQAIVKPQILTHVIEGFVIQEGLEPFPVNRSSLLVEEPAKGQLPLDEQIMDIADMESDIQSTAKLPDNSELEDTEVEDLTAEAEGVDELECEMLECEFCGKTGYPNKFLRSKRFCSLSCSKRYNISGTKRLGHYKAEKSNRWNRKLEGNLGRRGRRPHSSGGSVRDHYLRQLPSAYLCSEEALEDFQEDSIPAPMTTRLRRQSEREQELRLLQTRHTPSPSLIPPDTQTEPSLWTVEDVWAFIHSLPGCHDIADEFRTQEIDGQALLLLKEDHLMSTMNIKLGPALKICARINSLKET; encoded by the exons GCAGGTGTGTCTGGCGACAGACAGTCTGTTTCCCCCACTTCAGCTCACCAGCAATCAAGTGTCCCCCAGCCATCT CTGAATCCATCGTCTTCACCTCCGCCTACCCAAATCATAAGCCGATCACAAACATCTAGTACTACAAGCAGCAGTATCACCCAAAAAACAATGTTACTGGGAAGTACATCGCCTACGCTAAGTGCAAGCCAGGCTCAGATGTACCTGCGAGCTCAAATG CTCATTTTTACTCCTGCTGCCACAGTTGCAGCTGTGCAGTCTGACATTCCAGTGATTTCATCATCAACATCTTCAACATCTTGTCAGTCATCATCTACTCAG GTACAGAATTTAACACTACGAAGCCCACCAATACTGGAAATATCATGTCCACAAAGCAGTCCACCAAAAATTAGTAACCAAGACCAACCACTGGCTATGTGTCACAAAACTACTGTAACCAGTTCCAAAGCTCTGCATGCTGATTCTACTGAGACAATGCGTAAAGGAGAAAGCCCTGCTTCAGAGTCTCGTTGTACAGCGGTAACACGCACAGCAAGCTTACATCAGCTGATAGCTCCAG tatcATATTCTTCAGTTCAGCCACATTCTCTAACTAAGCACCCCGCTATCCATCTACACCCAGATCCACCAAAGCTACCGCATCATCAAATGATAttgcaacagcagcagcagataCAGCATCGACATCAGATTCAGACTATTACATTACATAACCCAACATTAGAGTCTCCAACATCCCAGCACTGTGTGCCAATGCAGAGCCCATCATTTCTACCACTTCCCAGCAGCGCTCATTCACATCTCAATACTCCTGAAccaactcctcctcctcctccatcgcCCACTCTGTCACAGTCCGCCCAGCAGTCTGTGGTAGTGTCTCCAGCACCAGCACAGTCTCCATGTCAGTCACCCACTATCATTATCCACCCGCAGGCCATTATTCATCCACAGCCACCGCTTCTTGTGCAATCATCTCTACCATCTAGAGAAAATTCACATCTCATACAGACCACACTGCATTCAGCATCCCCAATGGCTCTTCCTACCTATACTCCATCTGCCGTAACCCCAGGAAACCAGCCTGGATCATCACATCAACAAACTGTTGCagcagctggcccgccattatTGTCACCTATAACACCAACCAGTCAGTCATCACTCCAAACTGTTCCTCAATCATCGACATCACCTCCTAATTTACCCACGTCCCCTTCTGCCCAGCTGCAAGCCTTGCCAATCCAATCTATGCAAGCAATATCTGTGCAGCCCGAGATGTTAACCCCAGGCCAAGTTCTGGTGCAGAATGCTTTGCTCACTGAAGAAGAACTTCCTGCAGCAGAAGCACTTGTTCAGCTGCCATTCcagacacttcccccacctcagaCTGTTGCAGTTAACCTTCACATACCACCAGCACAAGTGGAGCCACCAGTG GTTTATCAAATGGAGAATATTTGCTCAGATGAAGTACCAGTGGTGCAGCAAGACTGTGTTCGCGTCATTACACGGACCCCTACTCCTCCAACACTCTCTCCCCCAGCACTTCCCGTAGGAAGTGGAGAAGAGCTTCCCGTAGATCATATCTTGCAAG gtctccCAAGTGCGGTATCTTCAGTGAGTGCCTCAGTAATAAAGTCACCTTCAGACTCCGCATATGTCTCCATACCAGCACCTCCTCTTCTTTTACCAGCTGCAACTACAAGAAGCAATAGTACACAGAAACCTAACAGCATTCCAGGTCTGGAAAACAAGCTTCCCCAAGCCATAGTGAAGCCGCAGATCCTAACTCATGTCATTGAAGGATTTGTCATTCAGGAAGGCCTAGAACCATTTCCT GTTAATCGGTCTTCCCTCCTGGTGGAGGAACCTGCCAAAGGCCAGTTGCCATTGGATGAGCAGATAATGGATATAGCTGATATGGAGTCTGACATTCAGAGCACAGCTAAACTTCCTGACAACTCTGAGCTGGAAGACACTGAGGTGGAAGATCTGACTGCTGAGG cagaaGGTGTGGATGAACTAGAATGCGAGATGTTGGAGTGTGAATTTTGTGGGAAAACAGGATATCCAAACAAGTTCTTGAGGTCAAAGAGGTTCTGCTCGCTATCATGCTCAAAAAG GTACAATATCAGTGGAACAAAGCGTCTTGGACATTACAAGGCTGAAAAAAGCAACAGATGGAATAGAAAGTTGGAAGGAAATTTAGGGAGGCGTGGTAGGCGTCCACACAGCTCTGGAGGGTCAGTTCGAGACCACTACTTAAGACAG CTGCCCAGTGCATATTTATGTAGTGAAGAAGCCTTAGAGGATTTCCAAGAGGATTCTATCCCAGCACCTATGACCACACGGCTGCGTCGACAGAGTGAGAGAGAGCAAGAATTACGCCTCCTTCAAACAAGACATACACCCTCACCATCTTTGATTCCACCAGATACCCAAACAGAGCCGTCTCTATGGACAGTTGAAGACGTATGGGCTTTCATACATTCTTTACCAG gatgcCATGACATCGCTGATGAGTTTAGGACACAAGAGATTGATGGACAAGCACTTCTGTTACTGAAGGAAGACCATCTTATGAGCACCATGAATATTAAGCTAGGACCAGCTCTGAAGATCTGTGCTCGTATTAATTCATTAAAGGAAACATAG